In Zingiber officinale cultivar Zhangliang chromosome 1A, Zo_v1.1, whole genome shotgun sequence, the DNA window TGTAATCATTTAACTAATTTGGATAATATTTGCAACTACGATTTCTCTAGTAACTCATAACTAGTTCAATGGAGTTATACGTAGAGTTTAGTTGGCTCAATCAATTTCAATAGACTTGAGTGGCTAATTTCTTGACTTAAGCATAACAGCTATCCTAAGTTGACTGAACCCTTTAGTAAAGAAAAAGAATGTTATTTTCTTGGAAATCCTTAAGATCTTAGTTTGAGATTCAGCTAAAAtattgattactgttaataatcTCTCAACTGATTGATGCTTTTGAGTTCATCTTACTCCAGTTATTTAAGTCATCAAACCAACATTTAATCCCTTCACCTTTCAATCAGCTTATACACTATGCGCACACATCAGAAATAGAAAATGATCCTAACTTATAAATCCCTAGGAAATAAAATCTCTCCCATCTTAAAAAGCATCTTACCTCCCTTTCAAATGGCAGCCATATGGTTTCAGAAATGAAAACTAGCAATACAAATCTGAACATGAAGAACACAAACACCAGCCGAACAGTTTATTACGGTGTGCATTCGCATAGTTGCGTCGCACTAAGTTTTTAAACTAGAACCAGAAACACATTGTTTAACAACCGACGATACCATGAAGGAACGGAGCACAAACACAAACCATAACACCAACACTAACAGACTCGACCCACAGACGGACTACTAAATAGGCATCGATCATGTGAAGCTAGATAAAAGACCCCGAAAACAGTGCAAAGGATGGCGGAAGTTCAGTGGCCACCACGAAGGCGGAGCACCAGGTGAAGGGTGGACTCCTTTTGAATGTTATAGTCCGCCAGGGTGCGGCCGTCCTCGAGCTGCTTCCCTGCGAAGATGAGCCTCTGTTGATCCGGTGGGATCCCCTCCTTGTCCTGTATTTTCGCCTTCACATTGTCAATCGTGTCCGAGCTCTCAACCTCCAGAGTGATGGTTTTACCGGTGAGGGTCTTGACGAATATTTGCATTCCTCCCCTCAGCCTCAGCACCAAGTGAAGGGTAGACTCCTTCTGAATGTTGTAATCAGCCAAGGTGCGGCCGTCTTCCAGCTGCTTGCCGGCAAAGATGAGCCTTTGCTGATCTGGGGGGATGCCCTCCTTATCCTGGATCTTGGCCTTCACGTTGTCAATGGTGTCTGAACTCTCCACCTCGAGGGTGATGGTCTTGCCCGTCAAGGTCTTGACAAAGATCTGCATGCCTCCTCGCAGGCGGAGCACAAGGTGGAGGGTGGACTCCTTCTGAATATTGTAATCTGCTAGGGTGCGGCCGTCCTCCAGCTGCTTGCCGGCAAAAATCAACCTTTGCTGGTCTGGGGGGATGCCCTCTTTGTCCTGAATCTTGGCCTTGACATTGTCAATAGTGTCGGAGCTCTCCACCTCAAGGGTGATGGTCTTGCCAGTCAAGGTTTTAACGAAGATCTGCATACCACCACGAAGGCGGAGCACGAGGTGAAGGGTAGACTCCTTCTGGATATTGTAGTCGGCCAACGTGCGGCCATCTTCAAGCTGCTTGCCAGCAAAAATCAACCTTTGCTGGTCCGGGGGGATGCCCTCCTTGTCCTGGATCTTGGCTTTGACATTATCAATGGTATCAGACGATTCGACCTCAAGTGTGATAGTCTTGCCGGTTAGGGTTTTAACGAAGATCTGCATGCCACCACGGAGACGGAGCACAAGGTGGAGCGTAGACTCTTTCTGAATGTTGTAGTCCGCAAGGGTGCGACCGTCCTCGAGCTGCTTCCCGGCAAAGATCAACCTTTGCTGGTCCGGAGGGATCCCTTCCTTGTCCTGGATCTTGGCTTTTACATTGTCGATGGTGTCAGAAGATTCCACCTCAAGGGTGATGGTCTTGCCAGTCAGAGTTTTAACGAAGATCTGCATCTGATTGACATAATAAAGCATACTTAGCATACCATCACACAGATCGAAGATAACTATAGATCAATCATCACAAACGAAAGAAAAACAGGGGGAAAAGAGACTAATTTGCGCCGATCAAATTGAAGAAAATATCATCCACAGATCCGACCTAACAAAAATAAAGGAATTACAAGAAACACGTTGAGACTACATAATCAAAGACTAATAACAATCTATCAAGACAACCATATCAAGAAaacccaaaataaaacaaaagtgtTAAATAATCAAagaacataaataaaaaaataaaataataataataataaaacctctagagaagaaaaaagaGCCTTGAGAGCCTCTTGATGAGATAGATGATCAAATGCAGAGAAAAGAGGCGAGACCCAGAGTCTCATTTATAGCAATCTAGACGAATATGAACACCGAAAGGTGAGGTTACCGAATGGCCACTAGGACCATTGCGTCGTTGGAGGGACGCCTAACTTGCAATTACTACTACGTTTCGTACCGTTCATGGGCCTAAGTCGGCCCACGTTTCTCCTCCAACCAAACTCCGAGTACGTTTCGAGTGCGAAGCAGGGCGTCGAAACGAAACCACATTTTCGCCCGTCAGTTGATTAGTTCTTCTCACTGGCCCAGACGGTAACGGCGTTTCATCCGAGGCCCCCTTCGTCCGTTAGCACTTAAATTACGGTGGTTCATGCATCTGATTCTGCTTGCGGAATGCATTACGCCAAATTttgattattaattattaatttcattGTTCAGATTTAATGTTTTACTCGAGtcgataaaaaaagaaaaattaaattgaaCCTAGTCCATGAAGATTGCCGGATACATTTTAAAAGAATATATATTTGTATTTAGTTTGATCggctttatttttaaaattttcacttGGGCGAAGTTGAATAATGGTTTTTTGAACCCCAGACCGGTACTTCCGAACCGGGTGCGGTTCCTCTCAGTTCTCACCGGACTCCTCACCGTGACGAGAGCCGGTCGGGTCATCGGAAATTCGGAATGCTTCATCTTTTTTAGTTCCCTCTGCGTTCCCAGATCCACGCCGCGGATTGGAGTCTGTGGAGATCTCACTCACGCCTCTCGTTCTCCGGCGTCCGCGAGACGAGACCTCGTTCATTTTCTTGAATTCGTTTGGTACTAATCTCCTCCTTCCTCTGTCCATGCCCATCTTGATGTTTGTCGTGTTCCTCGCGCTAACTTGTTTCTTCAGCCGGATCAATCTAGGTTTAGGGTTTCGATCTGAAGTTGTACGGTTGGTGTCATTTCGTTTCAGGAATGTCATGCGCAGAGATTGCTCCTCAATCCGCTTTGTTTTGTATTTTGTCATTTTGTCTGAGAGGTGTAGAGTCAAGAATGGTTCTTTTTGTTTTCTCTTACGAAAATTTGCTTTAACCTCTATCCAAGACTCGAGATGTCATGATTGATGCGACTTGCTGAGTCTTTGTGCCTATGAATATAAGCGTATCATTAGTGAATGATTATTTTGATTTGGTTGGAACTGGTCCTCCTGCTTTTGAACCTGGTGTCTCCATCTCTATCcctcgatttttttttttcatgaatttTGTAGTGATATCTGATGTTCTTCGCTGATTTTGGGTCGATTAGGATTCTTTACCTATTATAAATTCCTGACTCATTTCTCATTTGAGGCTGAGTTAAGGCTTGCTATTGCTGCCAAGTTACttgagaaaattttttataaatgtgTATAGGTGATCCATGATCCTTATGTACTCTTGTGACGCTTCCTTCTCTCTCATAATCACCGATATTTCTGCCCAAGTATACCAGCATTACACTCATTGCTTGAGATACGTAAATTTCCAATAGTACTAGAAACAAAGTGATATCGGTTATTGGCATTATTACTTAGTGCCATTTAAACCAATCAATATGATTTACTGGCGAATTTCCTGTAATAtgtcatttgtttttttttttagctcAGGTTATGCCTAGCAGCCAATTGGGAatctagaatatttttattcaCTCTGACATAATGAAGGAGCACTGTTTTGGAGCTGATTCCTTGGGCGCTTGATACAAAATTTATAATGTCTGGGCTTTTAAATGTAACTGCTACTTCCTTTGGTTTTCACAAAATATATTTCTTGCTATTTCTATTGGCCTCAATACTTTTAATGAATATTGAGTTTTGCTATTTGTCTCTCCTTTCTATTATACTTCCAATCAAGCATCTGTCTGGCATTCATATTTTTCCTTTAGTTGTTGACTGTAACACTCTTGCTTATGTATACAGATCTAATCATTTAAAAGCATTGACTATAATTTACAGGTCTATTTAATGGTTTAAGTGGTATGCATTGTCAACAACTGCTTGATAATGGAATTACCTTTTGTTTCTTAAACTTAGTCATTTGTTATTTATTGTGCTACCTCTGCCTTTTGTCATTCAGTCAGCTCTTATTAGTCTCATTAATTTCATAATAACGAGGCTGGGAACTTTTGTATGAGTCTCAAATTTAGTTACAAGTGCTTAACCTTTTCTCAGTTGTATTGCAAAGTAATGGCTAATGCATTCTTCATTGATATCCTCTATAGATATGTTTATGCATAATTGTTATAATACATAGATCCAACTATTGCAAAAGCCTGAGTTTTTATGTAAAGATTGGTATAAATTCAGTGATTACTTATTTTTCTCCATTTATAACTACCTTATGTTGTTTCATGAACATGTGCAACGAGATTACATATTACTTGAACTTGAATTTTGGAATTTCAAGAGATATATGTGTAACTCAGTTCAGACTTATTAGTCTTACTATGTGGGCATGTGAGCCTGAGTAATTTCAATATTgcatatgtagatgacattttagtTTTGATCACCATTTGCTTATTGCATTTTTCTTGTTAATGCTTTTGAGTAATTGGTGTCTATGACGACTTGAAAATTTTATGCAAGAGAATAAAACCCAATGCCAGTGTGCCAAATTATCTGCTTGATGCAAGCTGCTAAATTTTTACTGTCCCTTTAAACTTATCCACAAGctttaggacattattatattctTGGCAGTCTAAATTGCCTAATGATCAGTTTCTTTTGAGTTGCATTAGATTCTTCAATGTCATTGTTAATTCTGCAGTAGTACTTGTGATTACCTATTTtagtaaattttacatgcttttaGGGCACTCAATTTGCAATATGGATGAGTAAACTAATTTGTACTAAAAAGTAATACAAAATGAGTAATGTTTGGTGTATATTGCAAATGTTCAAATACAAATACGTGACGTCATGGTTTGGCCTTTGACCATACCAAGTTAGATAAAATTTGGCATATGGTAGTGTTTTAACTTGTCTCCCTTTTCTTGATAAAATACTGGACCTTTTGGTGACAGCCAACACTTAATGATCCGGCATCAAATCTCGATTCCTCAGGCCGTCCCTACACTACATCGTTTTCTGGCCAGTCTAATACAACACCTGGATTTCATCACTCCGGTTAGACATTTTACTTAAAACCTTGTTGAAGATAtacacagtttttttttttttttttgactgttTGCACAAAAATAGGTGCTCTGCAAGGGTTGCATAACATTCATGGAAGCTACAACCTACCAAACATGCCTGGTTCATTTGCATCAAGAAATGTAACTATAGGTGCTGCCCCATTAGGTAGTTTTCAGCAACCAGGGGGAAGCATTTCTAGTGGGCGGTTTGCATCAAACAATATTTTGGTTGCATCGACTCAGGTTTGATCTCAGTTTAATGGCACATTAGTTCACTTCAACATGTTATCTGCTGTTAATATCTGCTTAGCCATGTTTCTTTGTCCCATCACACTTGGAAAGTGCTTATAAAGTTGGGCAGGGGGTTTTATTGATAAAATGAAGAATCCACTGCAGCCAATATTCTCTTGGGCATGACCATACATAACCTATAGTTGAAAAGGGTGGACAATTAGTGAGAGCTGTTATTAATTCCACCCACTGCATCATATGTATGTTCTATGTCACATTGGTCATTGATTTCTTCTGGGCTATGTGTATTTAGTTTCTGTGTTCAGATGTTATTACTATGAGCTATATTGTCTTTTGCatttattctcttttagaatCTGAGTTTTTTATTCTGAATTTTTTCTTCTTGCAGATGACTCACGGCCCTGGTGTCTCAAATAGAGGGGGTATTGATGTTGGAAATCATTCTTTTGGTAGTAGTAACATGAATGGAGTTGGTGGGTCAATTTCTGGCCTGTCCTCTAGTTCAGCTACTGGTAACCGTAGTTCTGTTCCTGGTTTGGGGGTATCTCCTGCTTTGGGTAATGTAGGCCCACGACTTGCAAGCACTATGGGAAACATTGTTGGTGGCGATAACATGGAAAGAAACATCAATTCTGGAGGATTATCCATGCCTGGTTTAGTCTCGCGTGTAAATTTAGCTACAAATAGTGGATCTGGGAACTTCAATGTACAAGGACCCAACAGACTGATCAGTGGCATTCTCCAACAGGGTAGCTTTCTCGATTTATCTGGAAGATTTATTTGCATGATTTAGAAACTTTAATTTGACAAACTTGTTCTGTTGCATTTTCACACAGAGAAACCTCTCTAAAACCTTTATACACTGCTGTGCAAATTACCCTGAGAAACTAAACTTGCGATATTAGACCTTTTGCAGAAATGTTTTAGCCAATATGAAATTTGCTGTAATTTTGGTCCATATATTTTGATTTCCTGTATTTATCTCAGGTAAATATTAGTTCTCTAATTCAAATTGTATTGATCATCAGCTCCAGTACAAATTGTTAATCACACACTTTAATCTACATATTTGTCATAAGGATATTTGCCTAGAGAAATGGTCTCTCTGTGACAAATTTTTTTGTTGTAAGCATTATTTTGTCATGGTGATAATGATTTGAAACAGGTTTACACTATCTACCATATTAATTGCTATTCTTACTGTGACTTGATTGCTACACTTCGTCACTTTCGTAGGGTTGTAAATAAGCAAGTAGACCTCCTTGCTACTCAAGGAAAAGgataaattatatttaacaatGTGTATTTGGAATTTCATGTATATTACATTTCTTAATATATATGAATATTGTAGGCTTGTCTAAATTTCATCATGTACTAGATGAATATAGTTTGAGCTTGAGGATTTATTTGTGAATGAAGTATCTGTTTTGTGTTGTATTAACATGCTTGTCTTATGTCTTTCTGGGATGTAGTAATGTTTGCCATTTGCACTATACAATTGTTAATCATCATCATGATCAAACTATGCTAGTCTCAATTATTTGGGGTCGGCTACTTGGATTTTATTCCTCCAATGATCTCTATACAAAGCTATAGCTATATCActaataatattcaaattaaaatcattttaaattaagttagATAGCGATTACTTTGGTCCCCTACTCATTACACCTTCAGTTATATCCAATATATCTTTTTATAGTGTATTGGCTGTCTTTGAGCGTGCCCTTATCATTTTAACTTATTCTGTCTCATTTTATCATGCATTAGAATTACACCGATTTACTATGAAGtgctagtattttttttttattttatctttttaatAATCCCACAAAACCATGGTGCTACTAGTATGCATTAAAAAAGAAAGGTGCAAGAAATTTATGTCATCATTGAAGATCTTGTAACGGAGAAAAACAAGAATATCATATGAATAGCACCAGAGATGCTAATTTAGCAATAGTATATGCTAGGTGCGTAGACCACTGCAGTCTTCTTCCATGTTTGAGAGGAGGCCATGacattaccttttttttttttcttttcctgttTAGGTGGCAGCTCAGATTTTTCTGTGGATTTGCATCAGAAGGAACAACTTCATGAAAGTATTTCTACCTTGCTGTCTCCTCATTTACCTGTCAGTTGAACTTGGTGAATTCATTTGGTTATCCAGTCTTCAATCATAACTTTACTTCACTCGTATGTTATTTTGATACTCAACTAGATGACTAGATCTACTGGATTTAGCATAGGAGGGACTTTCCCACCTAATCGTCAACAACAGCAGTTGCATGCTACTGCAGCTAGTAGTGGCGGACTTCCATTTACACCTGGAAACAATCAAGATCTACGCTCACATGGCTCTGATTTCTTTCCTTCATCTCATGGGAAATATCATTCACGGGTATCTTACTCTatctaatgttttttttttcttctagacAGCCTACGTTGGGTGATTGTATATATTGCTATTAATTATATGGTTTCGCCCTTGATTTTGTACAGATTCAAAACAGTGGAGCCCCTAGGATCGGAATGAGACAATTGAACTCTCCTGCTTCTGGTATGAGTGCATATGATCAGCTGATGCAGCAATATCAACAACCGCAAGGCCAATCTCAATTTCGACTACAGCAGATACCTGATGTTAGTCAATCCTATAGGGATCAGAATGTTAGGTCAACTCCAGGGTTACAAATTCCTCCTGATCCATTTGGTTTACTGGGCTTGTTGAGTGTTAATAGGATGAACAATCCTGATCTATCATCTCTTGCGATAGGAATTGATTTGACAACACTAGGACTGAACTTGAACTCATCAGACAATATTCATAAAACATTTGGTTCTCCATGGTGTAATGAGCCTGCAAAGGGGGAGCCTGATTATTGCGTTCCCACATGTTATTATGCCAAACCACCTCCTTGCCTACATGTAAGCTTGTGCGTTTTTTTTATGCATCGAGTGTATAACTTAATAGATCTCTTTTGTGCATGTAGCACATATATATCTCGAAATTTCAGCTATCGACCCTGTTTTACATTTTTTATAGGTATTCTattcctctcttttattttgaTGTTTCTCTTGCAAGTATTGTtcctttaatttttctttgttatTCCTGATTCTTGCAGTATGCCAAAAGATGAAGCTCAACTTCATGCGTCTTATGAACTGTAATTTCTGCTCTTTAGACTTATTTGCATACTCCAGTATCTATTTTTATGGTTCTCAGTTGGGGTTCCACTCCCTAAGCTAGTATTTTGTGTTGACAATCTTAAACTTCTGGCAATTTTCTCCAATTCCAGTTTTCATTCTTTGCTGAATAATTTTGTGCACCAGTTCATCATAGATGCAAGAAATTATGTACTATCTTGGTATCTATCTGTCATTGAGAAGGAAcatttttattcaaatttttgcATCAGACAAATCGAATGCCGTGCCTTCTGTTCCTTGTCCAAGGAAATATGTGAGCTCCAGTTTGTTAGCATGTAATTTTTAATAGTGTCTTAACAATTGGCCTACATTACAATTTATGCCTGCATTATAGCCTTCCAACTGTCTCATCAAAAGTTTTTTGCAGGTATTCTCGAGGTTGGTTATACCACGAAGACCTACAGTTTTGGTTTAAAAGAGTTCCAAACACCGAGCCTCTTGTGAAGGCCCATGCATATGAAGGAGGATCATACCTATGTTTTGATCCGAGCACGTGGAGAACAATTTCGAAGGTTTGACATATGAAGGAGGATCATACCTATGTTTTGATCCGAGCACGTGGAGAACAATTTCGAAGGTTTGACATAAGACATGCTGCATTATTACCCTTCATTTTAAGTTACTTCACGTCTCTGCTTGTTCAACCGCAGGAGCACCTCGTTTTGCAATATGAAGCAGTGGAAAAGGAACCAATACTCCCATCTCATCATCTTTAGGATCAACCAAAAACAGGTCCTTGTAAAACAGATCTTGTCACTTTTAGAATAAAGCATTCCAATCCAATTCTTCTCTTCTTCCCCATTTGAGTGCTTTATAGTTTTTCGCCTTGGTTTGGCTTATCCTTGCAGAAATGGCATTTTCTTTCACTGCAGCGTAGCATTAAACTAACCTTTTATAAAACCCTcgataatattttgaaaatgaggTATGTGTCGTTGGAGTGTAGTAAGAAAAGTACACTTGACCTCTTATTGAGTTGGCAACTACAAATCAAGTTATGTCTTCTCATCCTCTTATTGGATCCTATGGCCTTTGCGATTTGATCATCTTTAGGCTATGATCCTTCATTTGTTCATGGAACAATAGATCgtcttctttccttttttttcgttttttttttttttttgatgatttaACATGATAACACTGAATCTATCACCACAAGCAGCCTTCTTATGCCCAAACTCCATGTATATCTAATACCCATCATGCTCCCTTTACCTAAAGGAGTGGGTGATGGATGGATGAAACAAACTTAGAAGCATGAGAAGAGAATAGAAACGGAAAGAAATCTCTTCCTCTACATATTTGTTTATCTTGATTGAGGAAGGTGCACATGCAGTGTAAATTTTATAACTAGAAAAGGACATATGTGTCATTTTTTAGATATATGACATAATTTTGTTAGTTAAAAAAATACATACGTTATTTTTTTGGTATATAGTGTAATTTTATGAATAAAAAATGATATAtacattatattttttttcatccGTTGTTTTCTGTTCTAttttgag includes these proteins:
- the LOC122020915 gene encoding probable NOT transcription complex subunit VIP2 isoform X6, with protein sequence MPGSFASRNVTIGAAPLGSFQQPGGSISSGRFASNNILVASTQMTHGPGVSNRGGIDVGNHSFGSSNMNGVGGSISGLSSSSATGNRSSVPGLGVSPALGNVGPRLASTMGNIVGGDNMERNINSGGLSMPGLVSRVNLATNSGSGNFNVQGPNRLISGILQQGGSSDFSVDLHQKEQLHESISTLLSPHLPMTRSTGFSIGGTFPPNRQQQQLHATAASSGGLPFTPGNNQDLRSHGSDFFPSSHGKYHSRIQNSGAPRIGMRQLNSPASGMSAYDQLMQQYQQPQGQSQFRLQQIPDVSQSYRDQNVRSTPGLQIPPDPFGLLGLLSVNRMNNPDLSSLAIGIDLTTLGLNLNSSDNIHKTFGSPWCNEPAKGEPDYCVPTCYYAKPPPCLHHIYISKFQLSTLFYIFYSMPKDEAQLHASYELQIECRAFCSLSKEICELQFVSMYSRGWLYHEDLQFWFKRVPNTEPLVKAHAYEGGSYLCFDPSTWRTISKEHLVLQYEAVEKEPILPSHHL
- the LOC122020915 gene encoding probable NOT transcription complex subunit VIP2 isoform X8, producing the protein MTHGPGVSNRGGIDVGNHSFGSSNMNGVGGSISGLSSSSATGNRSSVPGLGVSPALGNVGPRLASTMGNIVGGDNMERNINSGGLSMPGLVSRVNLATNSGSGNFNVQGPNRLISGILQQGGSSDFSVDLHQKEQLHESISTLLSPHLPMTRSTGFSIGGTFPPNRQQQQLHATAASSGGLPFTPGNNQDLRSHGSDFFPSSHGKYHSRIQNSGAPRIGMRQLNSPASGMSAYDQLMQQYQQPQGQSQFRLQQIPDVSQSYRDQNVRSTPGLQIPPDPFGLLGLLSVNRMNNPDLSSLAIGIDLTTLGLNLNSSDNIHKTFGSPWCNEPAKGEPDYCVPTCYYAKPPPCLHHIYISKFQLSTLFYIFYSMPKDEAQLHASYELQIECRAFCSLSKEICELQFVSMYSRGWLYHEDLQFWFKRVPNTEPLVKAHAYEGGSYLCFDPSTWRTISKEHLVLQYEAVEKEPILPSHHL